AGCAGGAACTGCGCGAACTCCATGAGCAGCTGGGCATCCGCACGGTGGCGTGGAGTCCGCTGGGACGCGGTGCCGTCCTGGCCGACCCGGTCATCGGGCAAATAGCGGGCGAACTGGGCCGGACCCCGGCGCAGGTCATCCTCCGCTGGCACCTGGACCAGGGCAACGTGGTGATCCCCAAGGCCAGCAGCCCGGAGCGGATTGCGGGGAACCTGGACCTGTTCTCCTTCGAGCTGACGGACGCGCACCGGCAGGCGATTAACGGCCTGGACCGCGGCCAGCGGTCCGGCTCCCATCCGGATGAGGTCAATTGATGTCCGCTTCGGCCGTGACCTTGGCGCGCAACGCCGTCGTCCGCTCCTTTACCGTGGCGGGCACCGAGCAGTTCTGCTGGGACTTCAGCCCGCTCGACGACGCCGGCGCACCTCCCGTTTTGATGGTCCACGGCTTCCGCGGCGACCACCACGGGCTGCTCCGCATAGTGGAATCCCTCCCCCGCCACCGGGTCCTGGTGCCCGACCTTCCCGGGTTCGGCATTGGCTCCGCCCTGCCCGGCCGGCACGATGTTCCGGCCTACGCCTCCTTTGTCCGGGAGGCCCTCGCCGCATTGGACCTGGGCCCGGACACGGTGCTGCTGGGCCACTCTTTCGGTTCGATCATCTCCTCGCACCTCGCGGCACAGTCCCCGGAGCTGATCAGCGAACTGGTGCTGGTCAACCCCATCTGTGAGCCTGCCCTGGAGGGACCCAAGGGCATCACCAGCAAGGCGGCGGAGCTGTACTACCGGGCCAGTGCCGCCCTGCCGGAGAGGCCCGGCATGGCACTGCTGCGCAGCCCGCTGATTGTCCGCGGCATGAGCATCATGATGGCCAAGACCCGTGATCCGGGGTTGCGCCGCTGGATCCACGGCCAGCATGATGCGTATTTCAGTGCCTTCGCCAACCGCGCGGTGGTCCTGGACGCGTTCCGGGCCTCCATCTCCGCCACGGTGCGCGACGTCGCCGCGCAGCTGGCGATGCCGGTGCTGCTGATCGCTGCGGAACAGGACGACCTCGGATCCGTGAAGGGCCAGCGGAAGCTGGCGGCTATGATTCCAGACGCTGAGCTGCACATCCTTCCCGGGGTGGGGCATCTGGTGCACTATGAAAAACCGGCCGAAGCGGCAGCAATAATCGAAGATTTCCTGTCCCGGAGGCACACATGAGGATGCGGCTGGCCATCGACGCCCGGTTTACCCGCACGGACCACCACGACGGGATCAGCCGCTACGGCGCCAGCATGATCGAAGCGGTCAGTGAACACGCCGATGTCCTGATGCTGATTTCGGACGAGCGGCAGCTGGCCCTGCTGCCGGACCTGCCGTGGGTCAGGATCAACAGTCCCCTGTCCCCCGCCGAACTGTTTGTGGCCCGGCGGATCAACCGGCTGGGGGCGGATGCGGTGTTCTGCCCCATGCAGACCATGGGCAGCTGGGGACGGAAGTACCCGCTGATCCTTACCCTGCACGACTTGATCTACTACCAGAACCCCGCCCCGCCGTCGTTCCTGCCGCTGCCGGTGCGTGCCCTGTGGCGGCTGTACCACCTGGCGTACTGGCCGCAGCGGCTCCTGCTGAACCGGGCCGACGTCGTTGCCACCATCAGCGAGACCACGCGGGCGCTGATGGAGCAGCACCGGCTGACCAGGCGGCCGGTCCGGATCCTTGCCAATGCACCGCAGCCAGGTGCCGTGCCGCGGACGGCGGATGCCCCTGCGGAACCGTCGCTGCTGTATATGGGTTCGTTTATGCCGTACAAGAATGTGGAAACGGTTATCCGCGGCATGGAGCACCTGCCCGGGTTCACGCTGCACCTGCTCAGCCGGATCAGCGATGCACGGCGGACGGAACTGGAGGCCCTGGTTCCGGCCGGGGCGCAGGTGCGGTTCCACAACGGGGTGACCGATGAGGAATACGATCACCTGCTGCGGCGGGCAACGGCCCTGGTGACCCTGTCCAAGGCCGAGGGCTACGGGCTGCCGGTGATCGAGTCAATGGCGGTGGGCACCCCGGTGGTGGCCAGCGACATTCCGATTTTCCGGGAGGTATCCGGCGGCGCGGCCCTGCTGGTGGATCCGGACGACCCGGCCGCGTTCGCCGGTGCCGTCCGTGAGCTGGCGGTGCCGGAGCGCTGGCAGAAGGCGTCCGACGCCGGCCTGCAGCGGGCGGGCGACTACGGATGGGCGGCTTCCGCGCGGCAGCTGATGGCAGCGGCCGGGGAGGCTGTACGCCTGTTCCCCGGCCGCCGACGTCGTCGTTAGCGCCTGCCGTTAGAGGTTAACGACCATCTTGCCCTTGTTGGCACCCTTCATCAGGTCGATGAAGGCCTGCGGTGCGTTCTCCAGACCGTCCACGAAGGTTTCGTCGTAGCTGACCGCGCCGTCCCGCAGCCAGCCGCCCATCACGGTGTTGAACTCGTCGACATACTGGCTGTAGCTGCCGACGATGAAGCCGCGCAGCGTGATTTCCTTGCCGATGGCGATGGCAAGGTTGCGGGGTCCGGTGGCGGCGCCCTTGTCGTTGTACTGGGAGATGGCCCCGCACATTGCGACCCGGCCGCCCTTGTTCATCACTGAGAGGGCTGCTTCGAGATGTTCGCCGCCAACATTGTCGAAGTAGACATCGATACCGTCCGCACCGGCTGCCTTCTTCAGGGCGTCCTTGACGGGGCCCTCGTGGTAGTTGAACGCCTCGTCGAATCCGAGGTCAAGCAGCCGCTGGACCTTTTCCGCGGAACCGGCGCTGCCGATGACCTTCTTCGCTCCCAGCGCCTTGGCGA
This Arthrobacter sp. zg-Y20 DNA region includes the following protein-coding sequences:
- a CDS encoding alpha/beta hydrolase — translated: MSASAVTLARNAVVRSFTVAGTEQFCWDFSPLDDAGAPPVLMVHGFRGDHHGLLRIVESLPRHRVLVPDLPGFGIGSALPGRHDVPAYASFVREALAALDLGPDTVLLGHSFGSIISSHLAAQSPELISELVLVNPICEPALEGPKGITSKAAELYYRASAALPERPGMALLRSPLIVRGMSIMMAKTRDPGLRRWIHGQHDAYFSAFANRAVVLDAFRASISATVRDVAAQLAMPVLLIAAEQDDLGSVKGQRKLAAMIPDAELHILPGVGHLVHYEKPAEAAAIIEDFLSRRHT
- a CDS encoding glycosyltransferase family 1 protein, giving the protein MRLAIDARFTRTDHHDGISRYGASMIEAVSEHADVLMLISDERQLALLPDLPWVRINSPLSPAELFVARRINRLGADAVFCPMQTMGSWGRKYPLILTLHDLIYYQNPAPPSFLPLPVRALWRLYHLAYWPQRLLLNRADVVATISETTRALMEQHRLTRRPVRILANAPQPGAVPRTADAPAEPSLLYMGSFMPYKNVETVIRGMEHLPGFTLHLLSRISDARRTELEALVPAGAQVRFHNGVTDEEYDHLLRRATALVTLSKAEGYGLPVIESMAVGTPVVASDIPIFREVSGGAALLVDPDDPAAFAGAVRELAVPERWQKASDAGLQRAGDYGWAASARQLMAAAGEAVRLFPGRRRRR
- a CDS encoding NADP-dependent oxidoreductase — translated: MSTYPETGREIQLASRPEGWPADENFRLAEVPVPELQDGQVLVRNLHMSVDPYMRGRMNDVKSYVPPFKLDAALEGGAVGEVIQSRSDDRKPGDIVLHGLGWRDYAVLDGRRTKVIDTDLAPASAYLGVLGMPGQTAYIGLTKVGEFKEGDVVFVSGAAGAVGSLVGQIAKALGAKKVIGSAGSAEKVQRLLDLGFDEAFNYHEGPVKDALKKAAGADGIDVYFDNVGGEHLEAALSVMNKGGRVAMCGAISQYNDKGAATGPRNLAIAIGKEITLRGFIVGSYSQYVDEFNTVMGGWLRDGAVSYDETFVDGLENAPQAFIDLMKGANKGKMVVNL